atgtgacaatctataaaaggatataaatcttaattaatgagacatgcaggatactgtataaaattatagtaaagatggtaccaaatgctgggttactagaaattttgcctgggaaatctccaactgaccatgtgaaactaagtcagctgtactgcatttgcaattccagtgttcaagtaaccatatccaatccatgtctgaaggaatgaatgagaaaattaaataggaatctggccgctagatggccatagctgtaaaaaagaaaaaaagggccaattttttttttttgggtaaaacggattgccataacaGGATCTGGATACGAAATTTAATAAGGCTattaaaaaatctattttctcTTGCCACTGAATTTATAGTTTAGAagttatttaaattcaaaattcttaCAATAAAACGACTTCTATGCTGTTACATTCACGATCCGCTTAATTGAGATAACCAATATTTTATTCGGAATCACCGTTTAATTTTGTCACAGAAAGAGggttttatcgaattccaagccAAAATTTAAAGCCCAAGTTTTTATAGAAAAAGTCTGGCTTAAAATCggatttttttctcgttcctAAAATTACTTTTGAGTAACATcgtctaatattttttttttacattaagaAAACTATATGAAAATAGAAGACTTACTTAAgcagaaaaatgtaaaatattttattagaAGAGCAACGCCAAAGATGCGGATCAGACAGGAATGGGCAAAGCCTCTGCTACTAACAGAAGAATATCTTCAGTTTTTGCTCTCCAATTCTGAGGGCTTTTTGAAATAGTTGTCCAAACTTCACCGTGTCTTGGCTCGGCCTGAACGCAACGCTTTTTAACATCATTCTGCTCTTCTGCTGTCCCATGAAGCAGTTCAAACTTATAGAAATAACCCCATGCGTCTCCGAAATCTGGATCAATTTTGACTGCTCGATTAAACCATTCACGGCatttttgcgtttttctttctgtccaGAAGAGTTTAGAGACAGCCAACAGAACATGTGGATCatgttcacattttttaagCGCGTCGACACTCTTGGTCTTGCGTTGAGGCCGGTCGACAATGAAGATAGTCTCAGCCCATAACAGGCCGGAGGTAGGACAATCTTGCAATGCTTTCGCCATCATGGCTGAGGCAATATCCTTTAGACCGGTCTTCCACTCCAATCGGATGGCTTCTAGCCAGAGCTGTTGGTTTTGCGGGTTCTTCTGGCGAGCCTTCTCTAAAACAGATCGTGCCCTAGTCATGTTTCCCTGACTTTCATCGAGTCGGGCTAACAAAAGCCAAAGTGGAACGCTGGTGGGACACTTTTTAGTACCTAGGCTATAGCTTTCACGAGCCAAGGTCATATGCTGTTGTAACCCGTGGATCTGGCCTTGCATCATGTAGAATTTTGGATAATCGGGAAACTGTTCGATGGCTGTCTGAAGCTGTTTCAGAGCTTCTTCCAGGTCACCAAGATGCCATTCAAGTTTGGCTGACTTCATAAGCACACGAGGAGTAGGTGCCGAGTTTCGAGCTTTCGCCAACAACTTTCGCGCTCGCTCGTATTCCCAGTTTTCAGATTCAAGCTTCACGGCAGCCAACCAAATTTCTTCCGAGTTGGGATTTGCCTGAAAAGCCAATGACAAGATGGAACGCGCTGCCGGAACGTCCCCTACAAAACCGTAACACATTAAATCCATGTTAAATTTAAAGCCGTAAATAGGCATGTTTACCTGCCAACCACTTCGACTTAGCACCCATAAGCCAGAGTACTTCAGCTTGGGGACAGTGGGCTACAGCACGTTGAAGCAATGATTCTAAAGAATCTCTTGTTCCATGCTGTCGCTCAAAATGGGCTGCTCGAAGCCAGATAGATTTTTTAGCAGGGAAAATTTCTAAAGCATGGGAATAAACGGCACGCGAACACTCGAACGCGCCCTGTAAGTCGACAAATACACGATAAATCAATCATTCAGTTCATACTGTATATGCACAATGAATACGTGAACGAACGGAAATAAATTCATAATAGACcaataaatagaaagaaattaaatttaaaaaaaaacacaaaaaatataataataattttaaaaaaaacgcccTCCACTGATCAGGATCAATACAGGCAGTCACGATTTGGGTTCAACCCAGAAGACCGATCAGCACAAAATCGACTCGGTCAACGAAGGGACGAACTCTagatataaatttaaaaaatttacctgAGATGTGAAATTATCAGCGTCTTCCAGCCAACTATGTTTACGGTCTTCGTCTTCGACTCCAGTGCCAATGACAAACTTGATGATAGCTTGGCAAGTGAGTACAGCTCCGGATTTTTCAGCATCAACAGCTTCTTTTAGCCAGTGTTCTCGATTGATTTCCACTCCGTTGGCCGCCAGAGAATTGATCGATCTGTCAATAATTTTCTCAACCATCGCGTTATTCCCCTGAGCCTCCTCAAGTTTGGCGGCTGTGATCCAGATTTGGCGATCTGTTGGGATATTCTCGCGAGCTTTGTTCAATACCTTCCGGGCATTCTCATAAGTCTCCAATCGAGCAAGGGCAAGCCACAGCTCAACACTCGTCGGGCAACATTCAACGGCTCGAGAAAGAAGAATTTTGGCATCTTCTGGTTCTTCTAATTCAACAGCAGCTTTCCATAAGCGAACTGAGTTAGGAATGTGTTCTAACGCTTTCCTGCATAAATAAAAAGTTCTTTTAATGCaacaaagaacaaacaaaaataagtaaaacatTAGAAGATTACGACACCTAAATACACGTTTTTTGGCTTTCATATCCTGCTCTAGTTCTGACGCTTTGATCCAAAGTTTGACTGAATTAACTAAATGATTTACGGCTTGTGCTATCACATTCTTTGCCGTGTCAACAGGAACAAGGCGGGCTGCTTCCAGCCATAGATCTTCTGAATGTGGACAAGTTTCGCAGCCTCGTAGAATCAAGTTACGAGCTGCCTGAAGCTTTCCTGTAtaattatttatattaacgTAACGTTCGTCGATACAGTTTTCAATACAAATTACCAGTCACTTCTTCGAGACGTGCAGAAGCAATCCATGCAGGAGGATGATTAGGGTTTGTTTCTCTGACTGACTTGAGCAGCAGTCGAGCCTTTTTAATGTCGTTAATATCACCCCCGTAAGTAGGAATCATGGATTGCAAGTCCGTTAGATAACCTTTAGGATCAACAACTGTTTGACCCGAGACAGAATCCGAGACTTGATTAAGCTTAATGTCCATCAACGTGTTACGGGCCTGGCCAATTTTGCGCAAATCTAAATCGCCAGTCGGAGTGAGCATGCCGGGGAACGCTGATGCTAGCCCACTCTTAGGATCAATCGAAGTGGACGATTCTCCTCCCAAGTTTCGAGTCAAAACTGAATCTGGAAGTGGAGTGAATTTTTCACGTCGTCCTGCTAAACGCTGTTTCCTGTTTCTCGCGTCTCCCACTTCAGGAATGTTTTTCCACTCATCTTCTGACACCTAAAGAGATTAATATTATTGTGAGGAATAATGTGAGTTCAACAAACAAATAACATATACATACAGCACACAGTTCTCTTTTCAGGTCACTGAactgttgttgaatttttggTCTTTCCTGACGAtacttttcaatttcttctttcaaccTCTTCTCTCTgtattctcttcttttttcatccaTACGTTCATCAATAGCTTCATAAACTGCATCagcttcttcatcatctttatCATAAGGATCCTTGTTGAAAAGAGAGCCTCCATAGCCTGCAAACTCATCATAGTTTGCATCATTAAGGTCTTCTTCAAgatcttcatcatcatcttttttccGTTTAGCTGGTGCTGGATGTCGGTCATCTGGTACATCATTAGCATCTCTTGCTGGACCAATATCTGACCGTGTAGTGAAGCCTGTAGCACTAAGAGTTGGGcaataatattttgtttaGATCTTTCAGAATCAACCTAAATTCTAAGACTTACCCTCTGCCAACACCGGCAACATATCCTTGGGGTGCTGGTTGACCAAGAAAATTTTTCCGTTTGGGATTCACGATTGGAGGTGGTGGTAACTTAGATGCCATAGTAATGTTCTGTTATAAAGCACTTATCGGCAGCAGAACTTTATTTAGCCAAATAAATAAGCAACACTACTTTATTCAGGCAAATTATACTACTGCAGCTCACTAGCCAGCTAGTGTTTTCGACTTTTCGCAATGTGCGTTGAGTGTCGATCGTACGTTGCCAAGTTTAAtaaattcactttcttcaaCCAGGGTGGATAACTGGATATTATATCCTATTGTTATACATTTTAAACTCTGCTTTAACCTTCCTATTCTTCAAGAAGTTTGCCGGTATTCGTCTCTTAAGAATGTTCAAAATCAGGGTTCATAATCTTCCGGTTTCACCAAACGAAACGCCAACAAACAAACTTAGCAAAATTATCAGCTTGCAATggtaaaaatagaaatcgaATTAAAATCTAGGCTTCATGCAAAGTCAGTTCGGCCTTAATGAAATAGGACGGGTTAGTCTCTTATggttcaataaaaaatttggtaGACTTCTCGAAATCATTTCTTGTAAATTAACGAATTTCAAGAACGTATTCAAATGTTGGAAGTTCCCATCGGTGTTTGGTAACGGATTGCTGGGTTATAGCCTAATGCTTGTCGGCTATTCCTATTGCCAAGCAAGAAAAGACATTTCAATGAGTAAGTTCCGCATTCAGGCGGTATtgcaaaaattcatttgatttcctACTGTTGGAATCCCAACACTGTTTGACAGTGTTGAAATTAAAACTATATCTAAAACTTTTAAGGTACTTACCAACCTGTCCAACATAACATTAAGTGCTtaacttttgaaaatttaaaaagttgtTCCTAAATTGCCCTAAAATAAgttacagaaaagaaatataggAATTCATTAGTCTAATAAATGACatacatatatttttaaaaggtgTTCGTATGAGCTAGGACAAGCTCTATTTCTTCCCAAAAAAGGATGCTATACTTTTTGATCCTTTTGCCGCACTGGCTAATGCTTTTGATTTTGCCGATACCTGAAGTTTTTCCTATGTATATAAGAGTA
The nucleotide sequence above comes from Daphnia carinata strain CSIRO-1 chromosome 3, CSIRO_AGI_Dcar_HiC_V3, whole genome shotgun sequence. Encoded proteins:
- the LOC130693464 gene encoding pre-mRNA-processing factor 6-like, which gives rise to MDFHVTKKVFPKDARWQDLIPQLKCPQCQMYQASSISNLEKHITLHCKCRPILLKNHYIKKLKHLCAQVHSPEEDVLDYVRLALEAKLLQWRKEGMPEIPLLLKKNDNQPAYSHSTLLDLWRLWHQEVDSVSLEFSVSELLQLMMEAESLEWEPCDDVFPPAQLEGDDNQFNLELMSQVASKLKNMQPSLNSFYEEMDIEENNIERVTRKTSAQENAVDVSSSPEKEDENKSKGKIASECKVYHPQSQCIMIVPDVMLNDNNSDIVIVNLRNPKTDSGTLYAFSHHYTKIYEINQFDEPKRSWFVDNSVQSDGSLFLTTSIDPLFLILPYLCKAKFASPIDQLLVDDEYADTKKLTTCCKMQDLEKIADCKQSGAFQAWKYNEQKTLNWLEKKVSRISQHLKDSSFNVTHSTVSANYVKAAATNVPESSFMRYAFGLVTEYLSDELTVALEKHLNLPVVPKSVKDEETNEPPAKRQKIAGISNQEPLEDYSKDQKPLAKLPPPPIVNPKRKNFLGQPAPQGYVAGVGRGATGFTTRSDIGPARDANDVPDDRHPAPAKRKKDDDEDLEEDLNDANYDEFAGYGGSLFNKDPYDKDDEEADAVYEAIDERMDEKRREYREKRLKEEIEKYRQERPKIQQQFSDLKRELCAVSEDEWKNIPEVGDARNRKQRLAGRREKFTPLPDSVLTRNLGGESSTSIDPKSGLASAFPGMLTPTGDLDLRKIGQARNTLMDIKLNQVSDSVSGQTVVDPKGYLTDLQSMIPTYGGDINDIKKARLLLKSVRETNPNHPPAWIASARLEEVTGKLQAARNLILRGCETCPHSEDLWLEAARLVPVDTAKNVIAQAVNHLVNSVKLWIKASELEQDMKAKKRVFRKALEHIPNSVRLWKAAVELEEPEDAKILLSRAVECCPTSVELWLALARLETYENARKVLNKARENIPTDRQIWITAAKLEEAQGNNAMVEKIIDRSINSLAANGVEINREHWLKEAVDAEKSGAVLTCQAIIKFVIGTGVEDEDRKHSWLEDADNFTSQGAFECSRAVYSHALEIFPAKKSIWLRAAHFERQHGTRDSLESLLQRAVAHCPQAEVLWLMGAKSKWLAGDVPAARSILSLAFQANPNSEEIWLAAVKLESENWEYERARKLLAKARNSAPTPRVLMKSAKLEWHLGDLEEALKQLQTAIEQFPDYPKFYMMQGQIHGLQQHMTLARESYSLGTKKCPTSVPLWLLLARLDESQGNMTRARSVLEKARQKNPQNQQLWLEAIRLEWKTGLKDIASAMMAKALQDCPTSGLLWAETIFIVDRPQRKTKSVDALKKCEHDPHVLLAVSKLFWTERKTQKCREWFNRAVKIDPDFGDAWGYFYKFELLHGTAEEQNDVKKRCVQAEPRHGEVWTTISKSPQNWRAKTEDILLLVAEALPIPV